The Osmerus mordax isolate fOsmMor3 chromosome 5, fOsmMor3.pri, whole genome shotgun sequence DNA window GGATGTAGGTTGTAAAAGGATATAACcaatcaaaataaaatgtataatgaGAAAACGctcaaaataaaattattttatgtAATGTCAAAATAAGTTATTAGGCTATATGTAAAAATCTGTTTTTCCGTGTCCCATGCATCAGGAATTATGTGGAGTGCCTTGGTCAAGTCACTGTGTCTATCTGTAGGCCTTATTGTTTCCAAgcataaatcaattcaaatggagACTGTCTACCCAATAGTATACATCACTCCCACTTGCTAATGTTTTTGTATATAAATGCAGAAACCTGAAATCAAAAAATCAACATTACAGTCGCCATGAACAGACAGCCACAATATGGGTCATTTGAATCCGTTTTATTGAAATTTCTTCCAGGGACACTGGGCAATAATAAATATTTTGTTTGGCTAATCATCGAGAATGTACAAAAATAAAGACACGGGGTCTCTGGGCATAACAAACTCTTTCCAGCAAAACAATCATGCTTTGTAGTTGTTAGCACCGCAGAAGCCATGCGTAAAAGAGATCAAAATACTAATGGACACATGTATAACAACACAATCATATTTTAAGTCAAGTCAAAAGTCATATCATTTCACACTTTTTGAACTAAATAATCATACACTTTTTTTCATACACTGTAGAATGCAATTTCACCATCCTTGTTACAAGGCACAAAGGGCATTCTTCATTTTCACAAATGATGCCTGATAGAACAaactaatcaaatcaaatgtccaTGCAGTGTTCCATTCAGTCCCGCTGTCACGTGTGCTGCGGGCTTCACGCTACGATAGAGTTTGTGCTCacagttgtgtttttgtttacattGTTTAAGGCGTCTATGCTGACacaaaacaaatagaaaaacttTTGCCTATCGGGATCCTTGTTACAAGGAGGAACTTTTAGGTTGTATACgcaaaacaagacaaacaatgaatgcatgcatgcatggagGCAATATCCTCTTGTCCTTGGTATTCACAATTTACAAATTgtcatttttctctttttctctgcatCTGATGTCATTTCATCATGTCTTTGTTTTCGCTCGTTAGTCTTGTCAGACCTGTAGAGGTGATAGGGATATGCGGTGGAGGGGGCATCTGGCAGATGGTGCACGGACACGGTAACCCTGCCCAGTGCTGGAACCCACTTCCGAGTTGTAGCGGGTGCGGGGGAGCACTCTTAATCAGCGAATGAGGGGCGCGAATAGAGGTAAGTCCAGGTAAGGCCGTGGACAGCGTTGAGGGTGAAGACGAGGAGAGCGCGTTACCGAGGAGAGGGTGCACCTGATGCGCTGGGTTACCGGAGTGACCACTGGAGTGTGTGACCGTCCCGCAGTGGAACGCTGAGTGGTGTCCTCCGTATATCTCACCGACCAGCCGCTTCATCTCGTCAAGGGAGCTGTTCAGCATCAGGATATAGTTTCTGGCCAGCAAGAGAGTGGCGATCTTGGACAGTTTTCTCACTGACGGGCCGTGTGCATAAGGCATGACCTCCCGGAGTCCGTCCATGGCCAGATTCAAGTCATGCATCCTCTTGCGTTCGCGCCCGTTAATTTTGAGACGTAACTGCTGGACCTCTTGCTCAGTGACCTGTTTCTTG harbors:
- the olig3 gene encoding oligodendrocyte transcription factor 3, with product MNSDSSSSRASSPDMDEMFLRDHGRLSSMSSAQNELLQRMTSEHLSLAGDKSPGGSKYKLKKQVTEQEVQQLRLKINGRERKRMHDLNLAMDGLREVMPYAHGPSVRKLSKIATLLLARNYILMLNSSLDEMKRLVGEIYGGHHSAFHCGTVTHSSGHSGNPAHQVHPLLGNALSSSSPSTLSTALPGLTSIRAPHSLIKSAPPHPLQLGSGFQHWAGLPCPCTICQMPPPPHIPITSTGLTRLTSENKDMMK